One stretch of Rhizobium rhizoryzae DNA includes these proteins:
- a CDS encoding uracil-DNA glycosylase has translation MTSASELAPAELAALLHFYADSGCDWLLEDEAVDRIAEFQAQRLEREAQMRNRQQAAPQTSERPANAGRSAPSPAARTPAPGVNVAVPDADAVAAARQACAAANSLDALKAALEGFSGCNLKNGARSTVFASGDPSSGIMVIGPMPSAECDRDGIPFSGRPGQLLDRMLAAIGLHRDKVLLTNVVAWRPPGNRPPSPAEMDICRPFIERQIELAAPNHLLILGNFTARFFFAEEQSIFAMRGTWRDVQVGDRAIPAIASLHPQDLLTAPANKALAWKDLLTFRQRISLNES, from the coding sequence ATGACCTCAGCCTCGGAACTTGCCCCAGCAGAACTCGCAGCCCTTCTGCACTTTTATGCGGATTCCGGATGCGACTGGCTTCTGGAGGACGAGGCCGTTGATCGTATTGCCGAGTTCCAGGCCCAGCGTCTTGAGCGCGAGGCGCAAATGCGCAATCGCCAGCAGGCCGCCCCGCAGACAAGCGAACGGCCTGCCAATGCCGGGCGTTCAGCTCCGTCGCCCGCGGCCCGGACGCCCGCTCCCGGTGTCAATGTCGCCGTGCCCGACGCGGATGCCGTGGCGGCTGCCCGGCAGGCTTGCGCTGCCGCCAACAGCCTGGACGCGCTGAAAGCGGCGCTGGAGGGCTTTTCCGGCTGCAACCTGAAGAATGGTGCGCGCTCCACCGTATTTGCATCAGGCGACCCTTCCTCCGGCATCATGGTCATCGGTCCCATGCCCTCGGCGGAGTGCGACCGGGACGGTATTCCCTTTTCTGGTCGGCCGGGCCAATTGCTGGACAGAATGCTGGCTGCCATCGGACTTCATCGCGACAAGGTGCTGTTGACGAATGTCGTCGCGTGGAGGCCGCCGGGCAATCGTCCGCCCTCGCCCGCAGAGATGGACATCTGCCGCCCGTTCATCGAGCGCCAGATCGAGCTTGCGGCTCCTAACCATCTTCTGATCCTTGGCAATTTCACGGCGCGTTTCTTCTTTGCAGAAGAGCAATCCATCTTTGCCATGCGCGGCACCTGGAGGGATGTGCAGGTCGGTGACCGTGCCATCCCAGCCATTGCAAGCCTGCATCCGCAGGATCTTTTGACGGCACCGGCCAACAAGGCGCTGGCCTGGAAGGATCTCCTCACGTTCCGCCAGCGCATCTCGCTCAACGAGTCGTAA
- a CDS encoding DMT family transporter, protein MSSEAPDPLRGILMKLLSVMAFLGMQTFIKAAGAGIPAGQITFYRSFFALIPIFVYLAMRKELASAFRTSSFTGHLKRGTLGMIAMVMGFFGLIHLPLPDAIAIGYASPLMAVIFAALILKEKVRIYRWTAVAIGILGVLIISWPKLTMFEQGGMGANEATGAIAVLLSAVIGGLAMVQTRQLVKTEKTFTIVLYFSLLSAAFSLISLPFGWNGLSWETKLILICAGICGGLGQIFLTQSYRLADVSTVAPFDYSSIIFGIAIAYVLFGDVPTWQMLLGTAITVSAGIFIIYREHQLGLERKAARKASSPST, encoded by the coding sequence ATGAGTTCCGAAGCCCCGGATCCCTTGAGGGGGATCCTCATGAAACTGTTGTCCGTCATGGCTTTTCTTGGCATGCAGACCTTCATTAAGGCCGCAGGCGCAGGCATTCCGGCAGGGCAGATTACGTTCTATCGCTCGTTCTTCGCGCTCATCCCCATTTTCGTCTATCTGGCTATGCGAAAGGAACTGGCCTCTGCCTTCCGGACGTCCAGCTTCACAGGCCATCTCAAGCGCGGCACGCTCGGAATGATCGCCATGGTCATGGGTTTCTTCGGCCTGATCCATCTACCGCTGCCGGATGCCATTGCCATCGGATATGCCTCGCCGCTGATGGCGGTGATCTTTGCCGCGCTGATCCTGAAGGAAAAGGTGCGAATCTATCGCTGGACTGCGGTTGCGATCGGGATTCTCGGCGTTCTGATCATTTCATGGCCGAAGCTGACCATGTTCGAACAGGGCGGAATGGGAGCCAACGAGGCGACGGGGGCCATAGCGGTTCTGCTATCGGCAGTGATCGGCGGTCTCGCCATGGTTCAGACCCGCCAGCTCGTAAAGACCGAGAAGACGTTTACGATTGTGCTCTATTTCTCGCTTCTGTCTGCGGCCTTCTCGCTCATCAGCCTGCCTTTTGGATGGAATGGGCTTTCCTGGGAGACGAAGCTGATCCTGATCTGTGCAGGCATCTGTGGCGGGCTCGGCCAGATCTTCCTGACGCAGAGCTACCGGCTGGCCGATGTCTCGACCGTCGCTCCCTTCGATTATTCGTCGATCATCTTCGGGATCGCAATTGCCTATGTGCTTTTCGGCGACGTCCCAACCTGGCAAATGCTGTTGGGAACAGCAATCACTGTTTCGGCCGGGATCTTCATCATCTATCGCGAGCACCAGCTTGGGCTGGAACGCAAAGCGGCGAGGAAGGCATCCTCGCCGTCAACATGA
- the pepN gene encoding aminopeptidase N, whose product MRTDTGQIVHLADYRPTDFVLERVDLTFELDPQATRLESRLIFHRREGVDASAPLVLDGDELVLTELRLDQNEMPASQYDLSPDQLVIRDLPGSEPFEVTVITTINPEANTQLMGLYRTNGVYCTQCEAEGFRRITYFPDRPDVLAPYTVTIIADKAANPVLLSNGNFLGGGNYDEGRHFAAWFDPFPKPSYLFALVAGDLGVVEDTFVTMSEREVALKIYVEHGKEDRAAYAMDALKRSMKWDEEVFGREYDLNIFMIVAVSDFNMGAMENKGLNVFNDKYVLADPETATDQDYANIEAIIAHEYFHNWTGNRITCRDWFQLCLKEGLTVYRDHEFSADQRSRAVKRIAEVRHLKAEQFQEDGGPLAHPVRPTAYREINNFYTTTVYEKGSEVTRMIATILGKDGFKKGMDLYFERHDGEAATVEDFVKSFEDANSVDLKQFSLWYHQAGTPLVTASGIYDAVAKTFTLSLEQMIPATPGQSTKQPMHIPLSYALIQDNGALLDAPKVSGGQVTADVLHLTEKAQVFVFENVPTRPVLSLNRGFSAPINLDFKQSTEDLVRIARHDTDLFARWQALTDLALPNLLQAAKDAREGKAITCNPVFISTLLEAAADEALEPAFRAQALALPSEADIARELGSNIDPDAIHKGRQAILKAIAESGQSVFENLFNTMKPEGAFSPDAASAGKRALRNSALGYLAYVTGGTERAAKAFADADNMTDMVQALTVLAHRFPEDAATAEALATFVKRFENNPLVLDKWFALQATIPGGDTLNRVNALMEHPLYVATNPNRVRSLVGSLAFANPTAFNRADGEGYRLLGAQVTQIDPRNPQLAARLLTAMRSWRALDASRADHARAALLEIDRTSKLSTDVRDLIERMLKDS is encoded by the coding sequence CTGCGTACAGACACGGGTCAGATCGTACATCTGGCAGATTATCGCCCCACCGATTTCGTCCTGGAACGCGTCGATCTGACCTTTGAACTTGATCCGCAGGCAACGCGCCTGGAATCCCGGCTCATCTTCCATCGGCGTGAGGGCGTGGACGCGTCGGCGCCTCTGGTTCTGGATGGTGACGAACTGGTTCTCACCGAACTGCGTCTCGACCAGAACGAGATGCCTGCCAGCCAATACGATCTTTCTCCCGATCAGCTGGTAATCCGCGACCTGCCGGGAAGCGAACCGTTCGAAGTGACGGTCATTACGACCATCAATCCGGAGGCCAACACCCAGTTGATGGGTCTCTACCGTACCAATGGCGTCTATTGCACGCAGTGCGAGGCGGAAGGTTTCCGTCGCATCACCTATTTCCCGGACCGTCCGGACGTACTGGCGCCCTATACGGTGACCATCATTGCCGACAAGGCAGCCAATCCTGTTCTGCTGTCGAACGGCAATTTCCTGGGCGGCGGCAATTACGACGAAGGCCGGCATTTCGCCGCCTGGTTCGATCCTTTCCCCAAGCCAAGCTACCTGTTCGCGCTCGTCGCCGGTGATCTTGGTGTCGTGGAAGACACGTTCGTCACGATGTCGGAACGCGAAGTTGCGCTGAAGATCTATGTCGAACACGGCAAGGAAGATCGCGCAGCCTATGCCATGGATGCGCTGAAGCGGTCGATGAAGTGGGACGAGGAAGTCTTTGGTCGCGAATACGACCTCAACATCTTCATGATTGTCGCCGTATCGGATTTCAACATGGGGGCCATGGAGAACAAGGGCCTCAACGTCTTCAACGACAAGTATGTTCTGGCAGATCCCGAAACGGCAACGGACCAGGACTACGCCAATATCGAAGCCATCATTGCCCACGAATACTTCCACAACTGGACGGGCAACCGCATTACCTGCCGCGACTGGTTCCAGCTCTGCCTGAAGGAAGGCCTGACCGTCTATCGCGATCACGAGTTCTCCGCCGATCAGCGCTCTCGTGCAGTCAAGCGCATTGCAGAAGTGCGCCATCTGAAGGCCGAACAGTTCCAGGAAGATGGCGGCCCGCTGGCGCATCCGGTGCGTCCGACGGCCTATCGCGAGATCAATAACTTCTACACGACCACGGTCTACGAGAAGGGCTCCGAAGTCACGCGGATGATCGCGACGATCCTTGGCAAGGATGGCTTCAAGAAGGGGATGGACCTCTATTTCGAGCGCCACGATGGCGAGGCGGCAACGGTCGAGGATTTCGTGAAATCCTTCGAAGATGCCAACAGCGTCGATCTCAAGCAGTTCTCGCTCTGGTACCATCAGGCGGGAACGCCACTGGTGACGGCATCCGGCATCTATGATGCGGTGGCCAAGACTTTCACGCTCTCTCTGGAGCAGATGATCCCGGCCACGCCGGGGCAGTCCACCAAGCAGCCGATGCATATCCCGCTGTCCTATGCCCTCATTCAGGACAATGGCGCCCTGCTTGATGCGCCCAAGGTCAGCGGCGGTCAGGTCACGGCCGATGTTCTGCACCTGACGGAAAAGGCTCAGGTCTTCGTTTTCGAAAATGTACCGACACGTCCGGTGCTTTCGTTGAACCGCGGTTTCTCTGCTCCGATCAATCTCGATTTCAAGCAAAGCACCGAGGATCTGGTGCGCATTGCCCGCCACGATACGGACCTGTTTGCCCGCTGGCAGGCGCTGACGGATCTGGCGCTGCCCAACCTCCTGCAGGCAGCCAAGGATGCGCGTGAAGGCAAGGCCATCACCTGCAATCCGGTTTTCATCTCCACCTTGCTGGAAGCGGCAGCCGATGAAGCACTCGAGCCGGCTTTCCGTGCTCAGGCGCTCGCTCTTCCCAGCGAGGCGGACATTGCCCGTGAGCTTGGCAGCAACATTGATCCTGACGCCATCCATAAGGGCCGTCAGGCTATCCTGAAGGCCATTGCCGAAAGCGGCCAGTCTGTTTTCGAGAACCTGTTCAACACGATGAAGCCGGAAGGCGCCTTCAGCCCTGATGCGGCAAGCGCTGGCAAACGGGCACTGCGCAACAGCGCGCTTGGCTATCTGGCCTATGTCACGGGCGGCACCGAGCGCGCCGCCAAGGCCTTCGCGGATGCGGATAACATGACCGATATGGTTCAGGCCCTGACGGTTCTGGCGCACCGCTTCCCGGAGGATGCGGCAACGGCAGAAGCACTGGCAACCTTCGTCAAACGTTTCGAAAACAACCCGCTTGTTCTGGATAAGTGGTTTGCACTGCAGGCCACCATTCCGGGCGGAGATACGCTGAACCGTGTCAACGCCCTGATGGAGCATCCGCTCTACGTTGCGACGAACCCGAACCGAGTTCGTTCGCTGGTGGGTTCACTTGCGTTTGCCAATCCAACTGCCTTCAATCGCGCCGATGGTGAGGGATACCGTTTGCTGGGCGCTCAGGTCACGCAGATCGATCCGCGCAATCCGCAGCTTGCTGCGAGACTGCTGACCGCCATGCGCTCCTGGCGGGCGTTGGATGCCAGCCGCGCCGACCATGCGCGTGCGGCACTACTGGAAATCGACCGCACATCAAAGCTCTCGACCGATGTTCGGGACCTCATCGAGCGGATGCTGAAAGACAGCTGA
- a CDS encoding PAS domain-containing sensor histidine kinase, whose translation MADVQRETAAEGRLFFKFWDRVLLWLLAIGDRSLRIGQRLQAIPNLDVWLKRAIPVLIIAFLSVIAISRLMGLVSERARMEEDARQTTALLAAIGTSALQGHDEIFVAADQAAAEQRLKTLPQDLDRQSFILLVNSTGRIFSATGSAKSFIGARFDSFLPEMVALRRFGGGNGIIETTFEGAPHYAAIRSIGGGLLVAGHSLDEIDQYWRQQVSLNVTLFTGISSVMLVILYAYYVQAKRAREADEIFLESNMRVETALSRGRCGLWDFDLTNRKLFWSRSMYEMLGLPPGNNVLSFSEAARMMHPADGNLFALARAVGRGNAKQVDQVFRMRHAAGHYVWMRARAQVVKTGMGRTHVIGIAMDVTEQHRLAQRYAEADQRLADAIECTSEAFVLWDKNDRLVMCNTHFQQAYGLPDSVLVPGTEKAIVTAAASRPVVERRIADPDQNGFSRTIEVQLADERWLQINERRTRDGGLVSVGTDITLLKRHQERLRESERRLMATIGDLSSSQKKLERQKAELSVANANYLAEKDRAEAANKAKSEFLANMSHELRTPLNAILGFSEILLNGMFGPVGSPKYSEYAKDIHESGKHLLNVINDILDMSKIEAGHMKIHCESIDLAPLIEESLRLTSIPAEEKSIIVTQRLSPDLRMVGDRRAMKQILLNLLSNAVKFTNEGGRIELRARETAKGLRLTIADTGIGIPKAALGKIGQPFEQVQSQYAKSKGGSGLGLAISRSLVTLHGGSMRIRSRMKHGTVVALTIPGGAGASSTGKPIARPSTAA comes from the coding sequence ATGGCGGACGTGCAGCGGGAAACCGCGGCCGAAGGGCGGCTGTTTTTCAAATTCTGGGATCGGGTGCTGCTGTGGCTGCTGGCCATCGGAGACCGATCGCTGCGCATTGGTCAGCGTCTGCAGGCCATTCCGAACCTGGATGTCTGGCTGAAACGCGCAATCCCCGTCCTCATCATCGCCTTTCTCAGCGTCATTGCCATTTCCCGACTGATGGGTCTTGTGTCCGAACGTGCCCGGATGGAAGAGGATGCCCGGCAAACCACGGCGCTTCTGGCCGCCATCGGCACCTCCGCCCTTCAGGGTCACGACGAGATTTTCGTTGCCGCCGATCAGGCAGCCGCTGAGCAGCGCCTCAAAACGTTGCCGCAGGATCTGGATCGGCAGAGCTTCATCCTTCTCGTCAACAGCACCGGTCGGATCTTCAGTGCGACGGGCAGCGCCAAGTCGTTCATCGGGGCGCGGTTCGATTCCTTTTTGCCGGAAATGGTGGCCCTGCGCCGCTTCGGCGGAGGCAATGGCATTATCGAAACCACCTTTGAGGGCGCGCCCCATTATGCAGCCATTCGCAGCATCGGCGGCGGATTGCTGGTGGCGGGTCACTCTCTGGACGAGATCGATCAATACTGGCGCCAGCAGGTCTCGCTGAATGTGACGCTTTTCACCGGCATTTCTTCGGTCATGCTGGTTATCCTCTACGCTTACTACGTGCAGGCCAAACGGGCCCGCGAAGCCGACGAGATCTTTCTCGAATCCAACATGCGTGTCGAAACGGCTCTCTCGCGTGGACGCTGCGGTCTCTGGGATTTCGATCTCACGAACCGCAAGCTGTTCTGGTCGCGCTCCATGTATGAAATGCTGGGACTTCCGCCCGGCAACAATGTGCTGTCCTTCAGCGAGGCTGCCCGGATGATGCATCCGGCCGATGGCAACCTCTTCGCGCTTGCCCGTGCGGTCGGTCGCGGCAATGCAAAGCAGGTCGACCAGGTTTTCCGCATGCGCCATGCGGCCGGTCATTATGTATGGATGCGGGCCCGCGCACAGGTAGTCAAAACAGGCATGGGTCGGACCCACGTCATCGGCATCGCCATGGACGTGACGGAACAGCACCGTCTTGCCCAGCGCTATGCGGAGGCGGATCAGCGTCTGGCGGACGCCATCGAGTGCACCTCGGAAGCCTTCGTCCTGTGGGACAAGAACGACCGTCTGGTCATGTGCAACACGCACTTCCAACAGGCATACGGCCTGCCCGACAGCGTACTCGTTCCCGGCACGGAGAAGGCCATCGTGACGGCTGCGGCCTCTCGGCCCGTGGTAGAGCGGCGGATTGCGGATCCCGACCAGAACGGCTTTTCGCGCACAATCGAAGTGCAACTGGCCGATGAACGCTGGCTCCAGATCAACGAGCGGCGCACGCGGGATGGCGGTCTTGTGTCAGTTGGCACAGATATCACACTGCTCAAGCGGCATCAGGAGCGCCTGCGTGAATCCGAGCGCCGACTGATGGCAACGATCGGCGATCTCTCGTCATCCCAGAAGAAGCTGGAGCGCCAGAAGGCAGAACTGTCCGTCGCCAATGCCAATTATTTGGCCGAGAAGGATCGAGCGGAAGCCGCGAACAAGGCGAAGTCGGAATTTCTTGCGAATATGAGCCATGAGTTGCGCACACCCTTGAACGCGATTCTCGGTTTCTCTGAAATCCTGTTGAACGGCATGTTCGGCCCGGTCGGCTCGCCGAAATACAGCGAATATGCCAAGGACATCCACGAAAGCGGAAAGCATCTGCTGAACGTCATCAACGACATTCTCGACATGTCGAAGATCGAAGCAGGCCACATGAAGATCCATTGCGAGTCGATTGATCTGGCGCCCCTGATCGAGGAGAGCCTACGCCTCACATCAATCCCGGCTGAGGAAAAATCGATTATCGTGACGCAGCGTCTCAGCCCGGATCTGCGCATGGTGGGCGATCGCCGTGCGATGAAGCAGATCCTGTTGAACCTGCTGTCCAACGCCGTGAAGTTCACCAACGAAGGCGGACGCATCGAACTGCGCGCCCGCGAGACGGCCAAGGGCCTGCGCCTCACCATTGCCGATACGGGGATTGGAATTCCGAAGGCGGCGCTTGGGAAGATCGGCCAGCCGTTCGAGCAGGTTCAGAGCCAGTATGCCAAGAGCAAGGGAGGCTCCGGCCTTGGGCTTGCCATTTCCCGCTCGCTGGTCACACTCCATGGCGGCTCCATGCGCATCCGTTCCCGCATGAAGCACGGCACGGTCGTCGCGCTTACGATCCCGGGGGGCGCCGGCGCGTCGTCGACTGGAAAACCGATCGCACGCCCTTCGACAGCCGCTTGA
- a CDS encoding bifunctional [glutamine synthetase] adenylyltransferase/[glutamine synthetase]-adenylyl-L-tyrosine phosphorylase — protein sequence MVAEQVHSLGELRDNPLRAFNQTEARAANAVLKEIAGQEPVVAEMLKDGGVLKEFLAAALSLSPYLRESLSIRPAMLARYLSAPVEQLLAQCVEAARQSWEPRSDGSMPTEAEVMTALRNAKREVSVLLALADLARLHDARQTTRWLTRLADVAVAASIDHLLVTAHHAGKLTLNDPARPSEGSGLIVLGMGKHGAEELNYSSDIDLVVFYDPESGILPDPLEASELYGRMMRRMIRMLQERTGDGYVFRTDLRLRPDPGSTPLAVSVEAALVYYEGRGQNWERAAYIKARPIAGDLQAGTDFLRQLVPFVFRKYLDYAAIADIHSIKRQIHAHKGHGAIAVKGHDVKLGRGGIREIEFFVQTQQLIAGGRMPPLRARRTEDALSALADAQWIRPEIAMELTEAYWFLRDVEHRIQMVRDEQSHRLPEGEAELKRIAFMMGFADTKAFGDRLEEILRTVEKRYARLFEQETKLSAADGNLVFTGQNDDPETLKTLERMGFERPADMSRVIRTWHYGRYRATQSVEARERLTELMPELLMAFGKSKRADEALLRFDGFLKALPAGIQLFSLLGNNPNLLSLVVTVMSAAPRLADIIAARPHVFDGMLDPGLMAQMPTRDYLQERLTTFLGGARHYEDLLDRLRIFASEQRFLIGIRLLTGSISGIQAGHAFTDLADLIIAKALEGVRSEIRQAHGDFPGGRIAVIGMGKLASFELTAGSDVDIILLYDYDDGALESDGDKPLDSLRYFTRITQRLIAALSAPTAEGIVFEVDLRLRPSGNKGPVATRINSFRKYQEEEAWTWEHMALTRARLICGDDSLMREADDVIASILNRPRERDRIAADVAEMRALIEQEKPPRDQWDLKLIPGGLIDIEFLAQFARLMNGRASSLTAEERQLTGTGRSLMLYAQDMISRDDLDLCLQALAVYTELSQIIRLCVGSEFDPKDAPAGLIERLSTAVDAPNLKLVEADLKRLSKGVRSVFQSTTRRRPPGS from the coding sequence ATCGTGGCTGAGCAGGTGCACTCTCTGGGCGAGCTTCGCGACAACCCCTTGCGCGCCTTCAACCAGACGGAGGCGAGGGCTGCCAATGCGGTTCTGAAAGAGATCGCCGGACAGGAGCCCGTTGTCGCCGAGATGCTGAAGGATGGCGGCGTACTGAAGGAATTCCTGGCCGCAGCGCTTTCGCTTTCTCCCTACCTGCGTGAGAGCCTTTCCATCCGTCCCGCGATGCTGGCGCGCTACCTCTCTGCACCGGTAGAACAGCTGCTGGCGCAATGCGTGGAGGCCGCGCGGCAAAGTTGGGAACCGCGCTCTGATGGATCCATGCCCACAGAAGCCGAAGTGATGACGGCGCTCCGAAATGCCAAGAGGGAGGTCAGCGTTCTTCTGGCGCTGGCCGATCTGGCGCGTCTGCACGATGCAAGACAGACGACCCGCTGGCTGACAAGGCTGGCGGATGTGGCCGTCGCCGCATCGATTGACCATCTGCTGGTGACGGCGCACCACGCAGGCAAGCTGACCTTGAACGATCCCGCACGACCCAGTGAAGGGTCCGGGCTGATCGTGCTCGGCATGGGCAAGCATGGTGCGGAGGAGCTGAATTACTCCTCAGACATCGATCTGGTTGTCTTCTATGACCCGGAGAGCGGCATCCTGCCGGACCCGCTGGAGGCGAGCGAGCTCTACGGTCGCATGATGCGCCGGATGATCCGCATGCTGCAGGAGCGCACGGGCGATGGCTATGTGTTCCGCACCGACCTGCGTCTGCGGCCTGATCCGGGCTCGACCCCTCTGGCCGTCTCCGTCGAAGCGGCGCTCGTCTATTACGAAGGGCGGGGGCAGAACTGGGAACGTGCCGCCTACATCAAGGCAAGGCCCATTGCTGGCGACCTTCAGGCAGGCACCGATTTCCTGCGCCAGCTGGTTCCTTTCGTTTTCCGCAAATATCTCGACTACGCAGCGATTGCCGATATTCACTCGATCAAGCGCCAGATCCACGCGCACAAGGGCCACGGCGCCATTGCCGTGAAGGGCCATGACGTGAAGCTAGGGCGGGGCGGCATTCGGGAGATCGAGTTCTTCGTGCAGACCCAGCAGCTGATCGCGGGAGGCCGCATGCCCCCCTTGCGGGCGCGCCGCACCGAGGATGCACTTTCCGCACTTGCCGATGCGCAGTGGATACGGCCCGAGATCGCCATGGAACTCACGGAGGCCTACTGGTTTCTGCGGGATGTGGAGCATCGCATCCAGATGGTGCGCGACGAGCAATCGCACCGCTTGCCCGAGGGCGAGGCGGAGCTGAAGCGCATTGCCTTCATGATGGGCTTTGCCGATACCAAGGCGTTTGGCGACAGGCTGGAAGAGATCCTGCGCACCGTGGAGAAACGCTATGCACGGCTGTTCGAGCAGGAGACAAAGCTTTCCGCCGCCGATGGCAATCTGGTTTTCACCGGCCAGAACGACGATCCGGAAACCCTGAAGACATTGGAGCGGATGGGCTTCGAGCGGCCTGCCGATATGTCCCGCGTCATCCGCACCTGGCATTACGGACGATACCGCGCCACGCAATCGGTCGAGGCCCGCGAACGGCTGACGGAACTGATGCCGGAACTGCTGATGGCCTTTGGCAAGAGCAAGCGCGCTGATGAGGCGCTGCTTAGGTTCGATGGCTTTCTGAAAGCACTGCCAGCCGGTATCCAGCTTTTCTCGCTTCTTGGCAACAATCCCAACCTGTTGAGCCTGGTGGTAACGGTCATGTCGGCGGCACCTCGTCTTGCGGATATTATTGCCGCGAGGCCGCATGTATTCGACGGCATGCTGGACCCCGGCCTTATGGCGCAGATGCCGACACGCGATTACTTGCAGGAACGATTGACGACCTTTCTCGGCGGCGCGCGGCATTATGAGGATTTGCTTGACCGACTGCGCATCTTTGCCTCGGAGCAACGCTTTCTGATCGGCATAAGATTGTTGACGGGCAGCATCAGCGGCATTCAGGCGGGGCATGCCTTTACCGATCTGGCTGACCTGATTATCGCCAAGGCGCTGGAGGGCGTGCGCAGCGAGATCCGGCAGGCGCATGGGGACTTTCCGGGCGGGCGGATCGCGGTGATCGGCATGGGCAAGCTTGCAAGCTTCGAGCTGACCGCCGGTTCCGATGTCGATATCATCCTGCTCTACGACTATGATGACGGCGCCCTTGAATCGGACGGAGATAAGCCGCTCGATTCACTCCGCTATTTCACACGCATCACGCAACGGCTGATCGCAGCGCTGTCGGCGCCAACTGCGGAGGGCATCGTTTTCGAGGTGGATCTGCGCCTGCGGCCTTCCGGCAACAAGGGGCCGGTTGCCACACGGATCAATTCCTTCCGCAAATATCAGGAAGAGGAAGCCTGGACCTGGGAGCATATGGCGCTGACGAGAGCACGGCTGATCTGCGGCGACGACAGCCTGATGCGGGAGGCGGATGATGTGATCGCATCGATCCTCAACCGCCCACGGGAGCGTGACAGAATTGCAGCCGATGTGGCCGAGATGCGCGCGCTGATCGAACAGGAAAAGCCACCACGCGACCAATGGGATCTGAAGCTTATACCGGGCGGCCTGATCGACATTGAATTTCTGGCGCAGTTTGCCCGGCTGATGAACGGGCGGGCCAGCAGCCTGACCGCTGAGGAGCGTCAGTTGACGGGCACCGGCAGAAGCCTGATGCTCTATGCGCAGGACATGATCAGCCGTGACGATCTTGATCTCTGCCTTCAGGCGCTCGCCGTCTACACGGAGCTTTCGCAGATCATCCGGCTGTGTGTCGGCAGCGAGTTCGACCCTAAGGATGCGCCCGCAGGTCTGATCGAGCGGCTATCCACGGCTGTGGATGCCCCGAACCTCAAACTGGTGGAGGCAGACCTCAAGCGGCTGTCGAAGGGCGTGCGATCGGTTTTCCAGTCGACGACGCGCCGGCGCCCCCCGGGATCGTAA